In Acanthochromis polyacanthus isolate Apoly-LR-REF ecotype Palm Island chromosome 18, KAUST_Apoly_ChrSc, whole genome shotgun sequence, the following proteins share a genomic window:
- the LOC110950497 gene encoding formin-binding protein 1 isoform X17 codes for MLRRRSEFFIFLDNAFSVKPEKEEQKEEPELSPYEEYLQVLLQMKMTSADQFDNLEKHTQWGIEFVEKYTKFVKERSEIETNYAKQIRNLSKKYQPKKNSREEEESKYTFCKAFLTTLNELNDYAGQHEVIAENLTSQIIAELTRYLTELKAERKSHFHDGRKAQQHIESSWKQLESCKRRFERDCKEADRAQQYFEKMDADINVTKADVEKRSSHKARQQAQMRHQMAADSKGDYSSYLQKFNQEQNEHYYTIIPNIFQKLQDMEERRIERIGVCMKTFSDVDRQVLPIVGKCLDGMTNAAESIEPKTDSKQVVESYKSGFEPPGDVEFEDYGQTMKRTASDTSLSNSREGKEKPAGKSKGKLWPFIKNKNKSPKQHKEPLSHRLNDFMTSKPKMHCLRSLRRGLSLKLGSGPEDFSHLPPEQRRKKLQGKLDELNKDIQKEMDQRDALTKMKDVYVKNPQMGDPASVDPRLSEIGQNIEKLQFEVQKFEGWLAEVEERMPSKSDSHRRSGIYETQNNTTVSNNCAQDRESPDGSYTEEQNSETQVKANPNPNPNPNPNPNPTSSTPEFDDEFDDEETLPTIGTCKALYPFEGHNEGTISVAEGELLYVIEEDKGDGWTRVRRNEDEEGYVPTSYVEVFLEANAKGAMTYI; via the exons GATCAGTTTGACAACTTGGAGAAGCATACACAGTGGGGGATCGAGTTTGTGGAGAAGTACACCAAATTTGTCAAGGAGAGGTCAGAGATTGAAACCAACTATGCAAAACAAATTAG GAATTTATCAAAGAAATATCAGCCCAAGAAGAACTCacgagaagaggaggagagcaa GTACACCTTCTGTAAAGCCTTCCTGACGACGCTTAATGAGTTAAACGACTACGCAGGTCAACACGAGGTCATAGCGGAGAACTTAACGTCCCAAATCATCGCCGAGCTTACGCGCTACCTGACAGAACTCAAGGCTGAGAGGAAATCG CACTTCCATGATGGGCGTAAAGCACAGCAGCACATTGAGAGCTCGTGGAAACAGCTGGAATCG TGTAAAAGAAGGTTTGAGAGGGACTGCAAAGAAGCAGACAGAGCACAGCAATACTTTGAGAAGATGGACGCTGACATTAACGTGACTAAGGCTGACGTGGAAAAG CGAAGTTCCCATAAG GCACGGCAGCAAGCTCAGATGAGGCACCAGATGGCTGCTGACAGTAAGGGCGATTACTCCTCCTACCTGCAAAAGTTCAACCAGGAGCAGAATGAACATTACTACACGATTATTCCCAACATATTCCAG AAACTTCAGGACATGGAGGAGAGAAGAATTGAGAGGATAGGAGTGTGCATGAAGACATTTTCAGACGTGGACCGCCAAGTGCTGCCCATCGTTGGGAAGTGTTTAGACGGAATGACGAATGCTGCTGAGTCCATCGAGCCCAAGACC GACTCGAAGCAGGTGGTGGAGTCCTACAAGTCCGGGTTTGAGCCCCCGGGAGATGTGGAGTTCGAGGACTACGGCCAGACCATGAAGAGGACGGCGTCTGACACCAGCCTGTCCAACTCCAGAGAGGGCAAAGAGAAGCCTGCTGGCAAGAGCAAGGGCAAACTGTGGCCTTTCATTAAGAACAAGAACAAG TCTCCCAAGCAGCACAAGGAGCCCCTCTCCCACCGCCTCAACGACTTCATGACCTCCAAACCCAAAATGCACTGCCTCCGGAGCCTGAGGCGAGGG CTTTCTCTCAAGCTG GGTTCTGGACCAGAGGACTTCAGCCACCTACCaccagagcagaggaggaagaagctgCAGGGCAAGCTTGATGAACTGAATAAAGACATTCAgaaggagatggaccagag GGACGCTCTTACTAAGATGAAAGATGTGTATGTGAAGAACCCTCAGATGGGAGACCCAGCCAGCGTCGACCCCCGGCTATCAGAAATAGGCCAGAACATCGAGAAGCTCCAGTTTGAAGTTCAGAAATTCGAG GGCTGGTTAGCAGAAGTGGAGGAGAGGATGCCATCTAAGAGTGACTCGCACCGGAGAAGTGGAATCTATGAGACCCAGAACAACACAACAGTGAGCAACAACTGTGCGCAGGACAGAGAGAG CCCGGATGGCAGCTACACAGAGGAGCAGAATTCAGAGACTCAGGTCAAAGCCAACCCCAACCCAAACCCAAACCCAAACCCAAACCCAAACCCCACCTCCAGCACGCCGGAGTTTGATGATGAGTTTGACGACGAGGAGACCCTGCCCACCATCGGCACCTGCAAAGCCTTGTACCCCTTTGAAG GTCACAACGAGGGCACTATCTCCGTGGCCGAGGGCGAGCTGTTGTACGTCATAGAGGAAGACAAAGGAGACGGCTGGACACGAGTGCGAAGGAACGAGGATGAGGAGGGCTACGTCCCCACATCCTACGTTGAGGTCTTTTTGGAAGCAAATGCCAAAGGTGCTATGACATACATTTAA
- the LOC110950497 gene encoding formin-binding protein 1 isoform X12, whose translation MVPLQKRDQFDNLEKHTQWGIEFVEKYTKFVKERSEIETNYAKQIRNLSKKYQPKKNSREEEESKYTFCKAFLTTLNELNDYAGQHEVIAENLTSQIIAELTRYLTELKAERKSHFHDGRKAQQHIESSWKQLESCKRRFERDCKEADRAQQYFEKMDADINVTKADVEKRSSHKARQQAQMRHQMAADSKGDYSSYLQKFNQEQNEHYYTIIPNIFQKLQDMEERRIERIGVCMKTFSDVDRQVLPIVGKCLDGMTNAAESIEPKTDSKQVVESYKSGFEPPGDVEFEDYGQTMKRTASDTSLSNSREGKEKPAGKSKGKLWPFIKNKNKLMSLLTSPHQPPPAPPASSPPSPSAVPNDPQSPKQHKEPLSHRLNDFMTSKPKMHCLRSLRRGQQSPRSLIYHKELMKRTLGRPTYAFEARQYVLSLKLITLNSQVRNLIEGSGPEDFSHLPPEQRRKKLQGKLDELNKDIQKEMDQRDALTKMKDVYVKNPQMGDPASVDPRLSEIGQNIEKLQFEVQKFEGWLAEVEERMPSKSDSHRRSGIYETQNNTTVSNNCAQDRESPDGSYTEEQNSETQVKANPNPNPNPNPNPNPTSSTPEFDDEFDDEETLPTIGTCKALYPFEGHNEGTISVAEGELLYVIEEDKGDGWTRVRRNEDEEGYVPTSYVEVFLEANAKGAMTYI comes from the exons GATCAGTTTGACAACTTGGAGAAGCATACACAGTGGGGGATCGAGTTTGTGGAGAAGTACACCAAATTTGTCAAGGAGAGGTCAGAGATTGAAACCAACTATGCAAAACAAATTAG GAATTTATCAAAGAAATATCAGCCCAAGAAGAACTCacgagaagaggaggagagcaa GTACACCTTCTGTAAAGCCTTCCTGACGACGCTTAATGAGTTAAACGACTACGCAGGTCAACACGAGGTCATAGCGGAGAACTTAACGTCCCAAATCATCGCCGAGCTTACGCGCTACCTGACAGAACTCAAGGCTGAGAGGAAATCG CACTTCCATGATGGGCGTAAAGCACAGCAGCACATTGAGAGCTCGTGGAAACAGCTGGAATCG TGTAAAAGAAGGTTTGAGAGGGACTGCAAAGAAGCAGACAGAGCACAGCAATACTTTGAGAAGATGGACGCTGACATTAACGTGACTAAGGCTGACGTGGAAAAG CGAAGTTCCCATAAG GCACGGCAGCAAGCTCAGATGAGGCACCAGATGGCTGCTGACAGTAAGGGCGATTACTCCTCCTACCTGCAAAAGTTCAACCAGGAGCAGAATGAACATTACTACACGATTATTCCCAACATATTCCAG AAACTTCAGGACATGGAGGAGAGAAGAATTGAGAGGATAGGAGTGTGCATGAAGACATTTTCAGACGTGGACCGCCAAGTGCTGCCCATCGTTGGGAAGTGTTTAGACGGAATGACGAATGCTGCTGAGTCCATCGAGCCCAAGACC GACTCGAAGCAGGTGGTGGAGTCCTACAAGTCCGGGTTTGAGCCCCCGGGAGATGTGGAGTTCGAGGACTACGGCCAGACCATGAAGAGGACGGCGTCTGACACCAGCCTGTCCAACTCCAGAGAGGGCAAAGAGAAGCCTGCTGGCAAGAGCAAGGGCAAACTGTGGCCTTTCATTAAGAACAAGAACAAG CTTATGTCCCTGTTAACGTCCCCCCACCAGCCCCCACCTGCCCCCCCAGCCTCATCCCCGCCCTCACCCTCTGCTGTTCCCAACGACCCCCAGTCTCCCAAGCAGCACAAGGAGCCCCTCTCCCACCGCCTCAACGACTTCATGACCTCCAAACCCAAAATGCACTGCCTCCGGAGCCTGAGGCGAGGG CAGCAATCTCCGCGCTCGCTCATTTATCACAAAGAGCTTATGAAGAGGACTCTGGGCCGACCCACATATGCTTTCGAAGCAAGGCAATATGTT CTTTCTCTCAAGCTG ATCACACTCAATTCCCAAGTCCGGAATCTCATTGAG GGTTCTGGACCAGAGGACTTCAGCCACCTACCaccagagcagaggaggaagaagctgCAGGGCAAGCTTGATGAACTGAATAAAGACATTCAgaaggagatggaccagag GGACGCTCTTACTAAGATGAAAGATGTGTATGTGAAGAACCCTCAGATGGGAGACCCAGCCAGCGTCGACCCCCGGCTATCAGAAATAGGCCAGAACATCGAGAAGCTCCAGTTTGAAGTTCAGAAATTCGAG GGCTGGTTAGCAGAAGTGGAGGAGAGGATGCCATCTAAGAGTGACTCGCACCGGAGAAGTGGAATCTATGAGACCCAGAACAACACAACAGTGAGCAACAACTGTGCGCAGGACAGAGAGAG CCCGGATGGCAGCTACACAGAGGAGCAGAATTCAGAGACTCAGGTCAAAGCCAACCCCAACCCAAACCCAAACCCAAACCCAAACCCAAACCCCACCTCCAGCACGCCGGAGTTTGATGATGAGTTTGACGACGAGGAGACCCTGCCCACCATCGGCACCTGCAAAGCCTTGTACCCCTTTGAAG GTCACAACGAGGGCACTATCTCCGTGGCCGAGGGCGAGCTGTTGTACGTCATAGAGGAAGACAAAGGAGACGGCTGGACACGAGTGCGAAGGAACGAGGATGAGGAGGGCTACGTCCCCACATCCTACGTTGAGGTCTTTTTGGAAGCAAATGCCAAAGGTGCTATGACATACATTTAA
- the LOC110950497 gene encoding formin-binding protein 1 isoform X10, whose translation MLRRRSEFFIFLDNAFSVKPEKEEQKEEPELSPYEEYLQVLLQMKMTSADQFDNLEKHTQWGIEFVEKYTKFVKERSEIETNYAKQIRNLSKKYQPKKNSREEEESKYTFCKAFLTTLNELNDYAGQHEVIAENLTSQIIAELTRYLTELKAERKSHFHDGRKAQQHIESSWKQLESCKRRFERDCKEADRAQQYFEKMDADINVTKADVEKRSSHKARQQAQMRHQMAADSKGDYSSYLQKFNQEQNEHYYTIIPNIFQKLQDMEERRIERIGVCMKTFSDVDRQVLPIVGKCLDGMTNAAESIEPKTDSKQVVESYKSGFEPPGDVEFEDYGQTMKRTASDTSLSNSREGKEKPAGKSKGKLWPFIKNKNKLMSLLTSPHQPPPAPPASSPPSPSAVPNDPQSPKQHKEPLSHRLNDFMTSKPKMHCLRSLRRGITLNSQVRNLIEGSGPEDFSHLPPEQRRKKLQGKLDELNKDIQKEMDQRDALTKMKDVYVKNPQMGDPASVDPRLSEIGQNIEKLQFEVQKFEGWLAEVEERMPSKSDSHRRSGIYETQNNTTVSNNCAQDRESPDGSYTEEQNSETQVKANPNPNPNPNPNPNPTSSTPEFDDEFDDEETLPTIGTCKALYPFEGHNEGTISVAEGELLYVIEEDKGDGWTRVRRNEDEEGYVPTSYVEVFLEANAKGAMTYI comes from the exons GATCAGTTTGACAACTTGGAGAAGCATACACAGTGGGGGATCGAGTTTGTGGAGAAGTACACCAAATTTGTCAAGGAGAGGTCAGAGATTGAAACCAACTATGCAAAACAAATTAG GAATTTATCAAAGAAATATCAGCCCAAGAAGAACTCacgagaagaggaggagagcaa GTACACCTTCTGTAAAGCCTTCCTGACGACGCTTAATGAGTTAAACGACTACGCAGGTCAACACGAGGTCATAGCGGAGAACTTAACGTCCCAAATCATCGCCGAGCTTACGCGCTACCTGACAGAACTCAAGGCTGAGAGGAAATCG CACTTCCATGATGGGCGTAAAGCACAGCAGCACATTGAGAGCTCGTGGAAACAGCTGGAATCG TGTAAAAGAAGGTTTGAGAGGGACTGCAAAGAAGCAGACAGAGCACAGCAATACTTTGAGAAGATGGACGCTGACATTAACGTGACTAAGGCTGACGTGGAAAAG CGAAGTTCCCATAAG GCACGGCAGCAAGCTCAGATGAGGCACCAGATGGCTGCTGACAGTAAGGGCGATTACTCCTCCTACCTGCAAAAGTTCAACCAGGAGCAGAATGAACATTACTACACGATTATTCCCAACATATTCCAG AAACTTCAGGACATGGAGGAGAGAAGAATTGAGAGGATAGGAGTGTGCATGAAGACATTTTCAGACGTGGACCGCCAAGTGCTGCCCATCGTTGGGAAGTGTTTAGACGGAATGACGAATGCTGCTGAGTCCATCGAGCCCAAGACC GACTCGAAGCAGGTGGTGGAGTCCTACAAGTCCGGGTTTGAGCCCCCGGGAGATGTGGAGTTCGAGGACTACGGCCAGACCATGAAGAGGACGGCGTCTGACACCAGCCTGTCCAACTCCAGAGAGGGCAAAGAGAAGCCTGCTGGCAAGAGCAAGGGCAAACTGTGGCCTTTCATTAAGAACAAGAACAAG CTTATGTCCCTGTTAACGTCCCCCCACCAGCCCCCACCTGCCCCCCCAGCCTCATCCCCGCCCTCACCCTCTGCTGTTCCCAACGACCCCCAGTCTCCCAAGCAGCACAAGGAGCCCCTCTCCCACCGCCTCAACGACTTCATGACCTCCAAACCCAAAATGCACTGCCTCCGGAGCCTGAGGCGAGGG ATCACACTCAATTCCCAAGTCCGGAATCTCATTGAG GGTTCTGGACCAGAGGACTTCAGCCACCTACCaccagagcagaggaggaagaagctgCAGGGCAAGCTTGATGAACTGAATAAAGACATTCAgaaggagatggaccagag GGACGCTCTTACTAAGATGAAAGATGTGTATGTGAAGAACCCTCAGATGGGAGACCCAGCCAGCGTCGACCCCCGGCTATCAGAAATAGGCCAGAACATCGAGAAGCTCCAGTTTGAAGTTCAGAAATTCGAG GGCTGGTTAGCAGAAGTGGAGGAGAGGATGCCATCTAAGAGTGACTCGCACCGGAGAAGTGGAATCTATGAGACCCAGAACAACACAACAGTGAGCAACAACTGTGCGCAGGACAGAGAGAG CCCGGATGGCAGCTACACAGAGGAGCAGAATTCAGAGACTCAGGTCAAAGCCAACCCCAACCCAAACCCAAACCCAAACCCAAACCCAAACCCCACCTCCAGCACGCCGGAGTTTGATGATGAGTTTGACGACGAGGAGACCCTGCCCACCATCGGCACCTGCAAAGCCTTGTACCCCTTTGAAG GTCACAACGAGGGCACTATCTCCGTGGCCGAGGGCGAGCTGTTGTACGTCATAGAGGAAGACAAAGGAGACGGCTGGACACGAGTGCGAAGGAACGAGGATGAGGAGGGCTACGTCCCCACATCCTACGTTGAGGTCTTTTTGGAAGCAAATGCCAAAGGTGCTATGACATACATTTAA
- the LOC110950497 gene encoding formin-binding protein 1 isoform X13, translating into MLRRRSEFFIFLDNAFSVKPEKEEQKEEPELSPYEEYLQVLLQMKMTSADQFDNLEKHTQWGIEFVEKYTKFVKERSEIETNYAKQIRNLSKKYQPKKNSREEEESKYTFCKAFLTTLNELNDYAGQHEVIAENLTSQIIAELTRYLTELKAERKSHFHDGRKAQQHIESSWKQLESCKRRFERDCKEADRAQQYFEKMDADINVTKADVEKRSSHKARQQAQMRHQMAADSKGDYSSYLQKFNQEQNEHYYTIIPNIFQKLQDMEERRIERIGVCMKTFSDVDRQVLPIVGKCLDGMTNAAESIEPKTDSKQVVESYKSGFEPPGDVEFEDYGQTMKRTASDTSLSNSREGKEKPAGKSKGKLWPFIKNKNKLMSLLTSPHQPPPAPPASSPPSPSAVPNDPQSPKQHKEPLSHRLNDFMTSKPKMHCLRSLRRGLSLKLGSGPEDFSHLPPEQRRKKLQGKLDELNKDIQKEMDQRDALTKMKDVYVKNPQMGDPASVDPRLSEIGQNIEKLQFEVQKFEGWLAEVEERMPSKSDSHRRSGIYETQNNTTVSNNCAQDRESPDGSYTEEQNSETQVKANPNPNPNPNPNPNPTSSTPEFDDEFDDEETLPTIGTCKALYPFEGHNEGTISVAEGELLYVIEEDKGDGWTRVRRNEDEEGYVPTSYVEVFLEANAKGAMTYI; encoded by the exons GATCAGTTTGACAACTTGGAGAAGCATACACAGTGGGGGATCGAGTTTGTGGAGAAGTACACCAAATTTGTCAAGGAGAGGTCAGAGATTGAAACCAACTATGCAAAACAAATTAG GAATTTATCAAAGAAATATCAGCCCAAGAAGAACTCacgagaagaggaggagagcaa GTACACCTTCTGTAAAGCCTTCCTGACGACGCTTAATGAGTTAAACGACTACGCAGGTCAACACGAGGTCATAGCGGAGAACTTAACGTCCCAAATCATCGCCGAGCTTACGCGCTACCTGACAGAACTCAAGGCTGAGAGGAAATCG CACTTCCATGATGGGCGTAAAGCACAGCAGCACATTGAGAGCTCGTGGAAACAGCTGGAATCG TGTAAAAGAAGGTTTGAGAGGGACTGCAAAGAAGCAGACAGAGCACAGCAATACTTTGAGAAGATGGACGCTGACATTAACGTGACTAAGGCTGACGTGGAAAAG CGAAGTTCCCATAAG GCACGGCAGCAAGCTCAGATGAGGCACCAGATGGCTGCTGACAGTAAGGGCGATTACTCCTCCTACCTGCAAAAGTTCAACCAGGAGCAGAATGAACATTACTACACGATTATTCCCAACATATTCCAG AAACTTCAGGACATGGAGGAGAGAAGAATTGAGAGGATAGGAGTGTGCATGAAGACATTTTCAGACGTGGACCGCCAAGTGCTGCCCATCGTTGGGAAGTGTTTAGACGGAATGACGAATGCTGCTGAGTCCATCGAGCCCAAGACC GACTCGAAGCAGGTGGTGGAGTCCTACAAGTCCGGGTTTGAGCCCCCGGGAGATGTGGAGTTCGAGGACTACGGCCAGACCATGAAGAGGACGGCGTCTGACACCAGCCTGTCCAACTCCAGAGAGGGCAAAGAGAAGCCTGCTGGCAAGAGCAAGGGCAAACTGTGGCCTTTCATTAAGAACAAGAACAAG CTTATGTCCCTGTTAACGTCCCCCCACCAGCCCCCACCTGCCCCCCCAGCCTCATCCCCGCCCTCACCCTCTGCTGTTCCCAACGACCCCCAGTCTCCCAAGCAGCACAAGGAGCCCCTCTCCCACCGCCTCAACGACTTCATGACCTCCAAACCCAAAATGCACTGCCTCCGGAGCCTGAGGCGAGGG CTTTCTCTCAAGCTG GGTTCTGGACCAGAGGACTTCAGCCACCTACCaccagagcagaggaggaagaagctgCAGGGCAAGCTTGATGAACTGAATAAAGACATTCAgaaggagatggaccagag GGACGCTCTTACTAAGATGAAAGATGTGTATGTGAAGAACCCTCAGATGGGAGACCCAGCCAGCGTCGACCCCCGGCTATCAGAAATAGGCCAGAACATCGAGAAGCTCCAGTTTGAAGTTCAGAAATTCGAG GGCTGGTTAGCAGAAGTGGAGGAGAGGATGCCATCTAAGAGTGACTCGCACCGGAGAAGTGGAATCTATGAGACCCAGAACAACACAACAGTGAGCAACAACTGTGCGCAGGACAGAGAGAG CCCGGATGGCAGCTACACAGAGGAGCAGAATTCAGAGACTCAGGTCAAAGCCAACCCCAACCCAAACCCAAACCCAAACCCAAACCCAAACCCCACCTCCAGCACGCCGGAGTTTGATGATGAGTTTGACGACGAGGAGACCCTGCCCACCATCGGCACCTGCAAAGCCTTGTACCCCTTTGAAG GTCACAACGAGGGCACTATCTCCGTGGCCGAGGGCGAGCTGTTGTACGTCATAGAGGAAGACAAAGGAGACGGCTGGACACGAGTGCGAAGGAACGAGGATGAGGAGGGCTACGTCCCCACATCCTACGTTGAGGTCTTTTTGGAAGCAAATGCCAAAGGTGCTATGACATACATTTAA
- the LOC110950497 gene encoding formin-binding protein 1 isoform X6 produces MLRRRSEFFIFLDNAFSVKPEKEEQKEEPELSPYEEYLQVLLQMKMTSADQFDNLEKHTQWGIEFVEKYTKFVKERSEIETNYAKQIRNLSKKYQPKKNSREEEESKYTFCKAFLTTLNELNDYAGQHEVIAENLTSQIIAELTRYLTELKAERKSHFHDGRKAQQHIESSWKQLESCKRRFERDCKEADRAQQYFEKMDADINVTKADVEKRSSHKARQQAQMRHQMAADSKGDYSSYLQKFNQEQNEHYYTIIPNIFQKLQDMEERRIERIGVCMKTFSDVDRQVLPIVGKCLDGMTNAAESIEPKTDSKQVVESYKSGFEPPGDVEFEDYGQTMKRTASDTSLSNSREGKEKPAGKSKGKLWPFIKNKNKLMSLLTSPHQPPPAPPASSPPSPSAVPNDPQSPKQHKEPLSHRLNDFMTSKPKMHCLRSLRRGLSLKLITLNSQVRNLIEGSGPEDFSHLPPEQRRKKLQGKLDELNKDIQKEMDQRDALTKMKDVYVKNPQMGDPASVDPRLSEIGQNIEKLQFEVQKFEGWLAEVEERMPSKSDSHRRSGIYETQNNTTVSNNCAQDRESPDGSYTEEQNSETQVKANPNPNPNPNPNPNPTSSTPEFDDEFDDEETLPTIGTCKALYPFEGHNEGTISVAEGELLYVIEEDKGDGWTRVRRNEDEEGYVPTSYVEVFLEANAKGAMTYI; encoded by the exons GATCAGTTTGACAACTTGGAGAAGCATACACAGTGGGGGATCGAGTTTGTGGAGAAGTACACCAAATTTGTCAAGGAGAGGTCAGAGATTGAAACCAACTATGCAAAACAAATTAG GAATTTATCAAAGAAATATCAGCCCAAGAAGAACTCacgagaagaggaggagagcaa GTACACCTTCTGTAAAGCCTTCCTGACGACGCTTAATGAGTTAAACGACTACGCAGGTCAACACGAGGTCATAGCGGAGAACTTAACGTCCCAAATCATCGCCGAGCTTACGCGCTACCTGACAGAACTCAAGGCTGAGAGGAAATCG CACTTCCATGATGGGCGTAAAGCACAGCAGCACATTGAGAGCTCGTGGAAACAGCTGGAATCG TGTAAAAGAAGGTTTGAGAGGGACTGCAAAGAAGCAGACAGAGCACAGCAATACTTTGAGAAGATGGACGCTGACATTAACGTGACTAAGGCTGACGTGGAAAAG CGAAGTTCCCATAAG GCACGGCAGCAAGCTCAGATGAGGCACCAGATGGCTGCTGACAGTAAGGGCGATTACTCCTCCTACCTGCAAAAGTTCAACCAGGAGCAGAATGAACATTACTACACGATTATTCCCAACATATTCCAG AAACTTCAGGACATGGAGGAGAGAAGAATTGAGAGGATAGGAGTGTGCATGAAGACATTTTCAGACGTGGACCGCCAAGTGCTGCCCATCGTTGGGAAGTGTTTAGACGGAATGACGAATGCTGCTGAGTCCATCGAGCCCAAGACC GACTCGAAGCAGGTGGTGGAGTCCTACAAGTCCGGGTTTGAGCCCCCGGGAGATGTGGAGTTCGAGGACTACGGCCAGACCATGAAGAGGACGGCGTCTGACACCAGCCTGTCCAACTCCAGAGAGGGCAAAGAGAAGCCTGCTGGCAAGAGCAAGGGCAAACTGTGGCCTTTCATTAAGAACAAGAACAAG CTTATGTCCCTGTTAACGTCCCCCCACCAGCCCCCACCTGCCCCCCCAGCCTCATCCCCGCCCTCACCCTCTGCTGTTCCCAACGACCCCCAGTCTCCCAAGCAGCACAAGGAGCCCCTCTCCCACCGCCTCAACGACTTCATGACCTCCAAACCCAAAATGCACTGCCTCCGGAGCCTGAGGCGAGGG CTTTCTCTCAAGCTG ATCACACTCAATTCCCAAGTCCGGAATCTCATTGAG GGTTCTGGACCAGAGGACTTCAGCCACCTACCaccagagcagaggaggaagaagctgCAGGGCAAGCTTGATGAACTGAATAAAGACATTCAgaaggagatggaccagag GGACGCTCTTACTAAGATGAAAGATGTGTATGTGAAGAACCCTCAGATGGGAGACCCAGCCAGCGTCGACCCCCGGCTATCAGAAATAGGCCAGAACATCGAGAAGCTCCAGTTTGAAGTTCAGAAATTCGAG GGCTGGTTAGCAGAAGTGGAGGAGAGGATGCCATCTAAGAGTGACTCGCACCGGAGAAGTGGAATCTATGAGACCCAGAACAACACAACAGTGAGCAACAACTGTGCGCAGGACAGAGAGAG CCCGGATGGCAGCTACACAGAGGAGCAGAATTCAGAGACTCAGGTCAAAGCCAACCCCAACCCAAACCCAAACCCAAACCCAAACCCAAACCCCACCTCCAGCACGCCGGAGTTTGATGATGAGTTTGACGACGAGGAGACCCTGCCCACCATCGGCACCTGCAAAGCCTTGTACCCCTTTGAAG GTCACAACGAGGGCACTATCTCCGTGGCCGAGGGCGAGCTGTTGTACGTCATAGAGGAAGACAAAGGAGACGGCTGGACACGAGTGCGAAGGAACGAGGATGAGGAGGGCTACGTCCCCACATCCTACGTTGAGGTCTTTTTGGAAGCAAATGCCAAAGGTGCTATGACATACATTTAA